The genomic DNA GCACCATGATCCTGAAAGCCGCCCCCACAGGGACACCGATGGCCATTCCACTCGATGCGGTCATCGGCATGAACCAGCCTGCCGTGATCTATACCGGCGCACTCCAGGCCGGATTTTCACAAACGACCGGCAACAGCCACCTACGAAATGGCAGCTTGCTCGGGGAACTGTCGGCTCGCAGTGAATCACTGCGCCTGACGATCCTCGGACGGTACATCTACGGCGATAACGCCCAGAACCTGATCGTACGGAACAGCCGCGGCACCATCAAGCTTGACTTCTTCCTCTCGAAACGTTTGTATTGGTTCGCGTCGGCGTATTTCGAACAAGATACCTTCCAAGACTTGAAGTTGCGCACCGCCCTCGCTACCGGTCCGGGCTATCAACTCCTCGACCGCGGCGACCTGACAGGCTTCTTCAAGGATATGACCCTCTGGGCGGAAGCGGGCGCCGCCTACTTCAACGAAGATTTTAAGCTCGCCGACGATAAATCCAGCACTCGAGGTCGATGGGCCGTGAAATGGAATTGGCCGCTCTGGGGCGGCGACCAGGTCAGCCTGTACCACTTCCAGGAAGGATTCCAATCGCTCGCCAACGCAAAAGATCTGTACCTGACGGCCGACACCGGCCTGCGATTTAAAGTGTGGGGCGGGCTCGTGAGCGGCTTTCAGTGGACCATGCGGTACAACAAAAACCCGCCGCCGGGCGTTTCGGATACGGACAACCTCTACCTGATCACGCTGGGATACAGCTTCGACACCAGCCGGAAACAGTAAGGGCCGAAACGGGCTCGGCACAGAGTCGGTTCACACAAGGAGGTGGCAGGATGAGCATGATGAGTGAATTTAAAGAGTTCGCCGTAAAGGGCAATGTGCTCGATATGGCTGTGGGAGTCATCATCGGAGGCGCGTTCGGAAAAATCGTATCGTCCGTCGTCAGCGACATCCTGATGCCGCCCATCGGTCTCCTGATGGGGAAAGTGGATTTCTCCAGCCTCTTTATCCCCTTGACCGAGGATGCCAAAGGGAAATCGCTGGCCGCAGCCAAAGCCGCCGGTGCTGCCACCATCAACTACGGCGTCTTCTTGCAAACCCTGCTCGATTTTACGATTCTGGCCTTCGTCATTTTCATGGTGATCAAACAAATGAACCGCTTCAAGAAAACGGCCCCTCCAGGCCCGCCCCCTGCGCCGCCCAAGGAAGAAGCGTTACTGACGGAGATTCGGGATCTCTTGAAGAATCAACGCCACTAATTCGCGCTCGCGCAGGACTCATCCCCGCTGCCTGGGATAAACCCGGCAGCTCCGATATTTTTGAAGGAGGATTGCATGACCACACTCCGTACCATTCCTGTACTGTTGAGCACCCTGCTGCTCGCCTCGTGCGCAACGGCCCCGTCCCCTAACGACTCGGCCAGCCGAGCCTTGAATGAAATGAAAGCCGTCGCCAAACCGCTCCCGCCCAAACCAGACCCGAAAGATGCACGAATTGCCGAACTCGAGCGGCAGAAAGCAGCTCTCGAAGCGGAACTGGCACAGGTTCGTTCTTCCCTCACCGGCGATCTGGACCAGGCAAAAGCCCGAACCAGTGCGCTCGAATCACAACTCAGCCAGCGCGACCAGGAATTAGCCTCACTTCGGAACGCCTCAGGCGACAAGGAGCGACTCGCCGGCCAGTTGTCGGATGTCGAACGTCAGCTGTCAGCGAAAGACCAGGAGCTCGCGGCCCTCAGGGGCAGCGCCGGAGACAAGGACCGCCTTGCCGCACAACTGGCGGCACTCCAGGGGCAACTATCCACCAAGGATCAGGAGCTTGCCGGACTGAAAGGGAACGCGGGAGATCGGGACCGCTTGTCGTCCGAGCTCGCGCAAGCCAAACAACGGATCACTGAACTGGAGCGACAACTGGAGGCCAAGCATCACGAACTGGCAGCGTCGAAAAATGCCGCAGGCGACCGGGAAAAAATCGTTGCAGACCTCGCAGCGGCCAAACAGCGGGCCTCGGACCTCGAGAGTGAGCTCGCGCGCAGAGACCAGGAAATGGCTTCCCTCAAAGGCGCGTTGGATCAACAAAAAACCAGTCTGGCGGAAGCAAAGGACGATTTATCGAAACTGCTGCAGGCGGAAGTGGCCAAAGGCAACGTGACCATGAAGCAGTTGGGAGATCAGCTCACCTTGGGGCTTGCCACCACGTTGCTGTTCGACTCCGGCGAAGCGACACTTAAGCCGGGGGGAGCCGATGTCTTGCACCGTATCGGTGGCGTGCTCAAACAATACCCCGATCGTTCAATTCATGTGGCCGGCCACACCGATAACGTGCCCATCAAGGGCAGACTGGCCAAGACGTATCCAACCAATGTCGAACTGTCTCAAGCGCGCGCCGAAAGTGCGCGTCAGGCGCTGACCGAGGGGGGCATGGCCCCGGACAAGATCGAAGCCAAAGGGCGTGCCGACAGCCGGCCGATTGCGAGCAATACGACCGCCGAAGGACGGCAGAAGAATCGACGCGTCGAAATCGTCGTCGGACACTAACCGGCTACCCGCAGCTCCACCAGCCTTGCATCAGCCCCAGGAACGCGATAGATTGCTGTCGTGTTCTTGGGGCCGGCATGTCACTCAACAGATTCTGTCGGGACGCATGGCTCACACCAACTGATCATCATCCGTCAGCTCGGTCACAGTCGCCTTCTTTTCTTGACTGCGGTGGCTTCTCTCGGGCGACTGTCGCCCCCATGCAACCGGCGCCGTCTTCCTATCAATGACCGGGGAGAGATCGTATGAGACGAGCAGTATGGGCGCTCATGGTTCTCAGTTCCCTCGCCGCAGGCTGTGAAACCGCTCCGCACGTCCAGCCCATCGCATCGAGCCCAGCGACCGTAGAATCGAAGCTGCTGGCCCTTCAACAGGAGCGAGAACAGCTGTTGACCACGCTGGGTGAATTCCACGATCGCATTCGCGACCTCGAAAGCAAACTGGGAGACCGCCAGAGTCAACCCGCCGCGGCATCGTACGACCAATTGCTCAGCGCGAAGGAAGCGGAACTTGTCGAACTGAGGCGGTTAGCACCGGAACGCGATCGACTCACCGGCCAATTGACGACCGCCGCCAACGAGCTCATCCAGGCTCGCCAACGAATCGGGACGCTTGAACAACAGCTGGCCACGCGCGACAAAGATCTGGCTGCCCTCCAGACCCGGGCAACGGCCGTCGCCGACCTGGAAGTCGCCCGACGCAGGATCTCGGAGCTGGAAGCGCACATCGCCCGTCAAGACCGCGATCTCCACACAGTTCGTACGGGGTCCGCAGAACGGGACAGCCTGGCGGCTCAACTACAAACCGCCACCGCCACCATCGAATCCTTAAAAGCCCGTATCAGCGCACTCGATCAGCAACTCAAAGACCGCGAGCAGGCCTATGAAACGGTTCGATCGCGCCTCATGGAACGCGACAAGCTAGTGCCCCAATACAATGCGATGATTGCAGAAATTTACCAGGCCAGACACCGCATCGCAGCGCTCGAACAGCGCCTGAACGAGAAGGGGCGAGATCTGTCGCCGCGGCAGAAGGGGACTCAACTCACCACCAGTCAGCGCGACGGAGGACCGCTGAACCAGCGCTCCGGCGCTGCCAACCAATCTCTTGGCGACACGGCCAAATCGATACCCGATGGGAAATCAGCCCCCCAGGGAAAGGACTCCACACGCAGCGGTGTTGCATTTCCAGGAAACCCCGCTCAGGCTGAGGCTCGGAGCGGAAGCTTTGCGGCGGTGAAAGAAGAACTTCTCAAAGTCCTGCCGGGCGACAATAGACAGAAAACGATCAGCATGAGGCAGGATGGAAATCGATTAACGGTCGCGCTGGACAGCAACTTGCTGTTCACATCGGGTGACGCTGCGCTGAGCCCGGAAGGCGCAACTATCCTCAAACGCATCGGTGCGGTCCTGGGACAGCTTTCAGACAAGTTCGTGCAGGTCGCAGGACACACCGACAATCAAGCACTCAGCAAAACGCTTCAAAAAACCTTCCCCGACAATAAGGCGCTCTCATGGGCTCGCGCTGAAAATGCCCGCAGGGCACTGGTCAATGGAGGGATACCCGCTGACAGGACGAAGGCCGTCGGGCTGGCCGATACACGCCCGCTCACATCCAATGCCACCGAGCAGGGCAGGCAGAAAAATCGCCGCCTCGAATTGATCATCGTCCAGGGGCCGACTGTTGCCGCGACGGTCGAGGAGTCGAGGCCCGGGCAGGTTCGACTCGCGACCCTCAGCGCAACACCTTAGCCTGTCACACAAACGGAATCGCCGCGTACTGACGACTCGCCACCGTCACATCACGGCCTGTTCGCTACAACTGACAGACACCAGCGTGAACAGGCGCCGCAAGGCGGTCGCCTGGAACCGTCGCCAGAATCTTGTAATGCCCAAGCCCCAGCTCCTTTCCGTAGGCTTCCCCGACCAGCACATCCTGCATATGCTGATGGTTTGAGGCCTGGAAGTAGGACCGTCCCTCTTTCAGCCCGTCAAACTCGCGCCCCTCCAACGCCTTAATGAGTGCGGCAGCGTTCGTCGTTCCTGCTCGTTGAATCGCCTCAAGGATCTGCGTCATGGCGGCATACCCAAGATAGCAGCGCGAAGTTGGCGTGTGATTGTATTTGTCGACGACTGCTCGAATAAACTGCCTGGATCCTTCCGTGTTGACCTTTGGATCCCAGATGAGCCCCCAAATGCCGGCGTTGTTGGCATAACCGAGGGGCCGTCCAATTTGTTCACCCGCAATCATCCCACCCACGCCGATCTTCTCCTTCGCAAAATCAAGTTTAGTGTATGCCTTCAGTGCGTGGACTAAATCCCATCCATAGAGATTGAGCACCACCAGCGTCGGATGTTTGTCCTTGGCGGCCGTGAACGCCGCAGTGAAGTCCGTCGCCCCGAAAGGCACTAGTGTCTCCCCCACAAACTCAACGCCATGAGCCTGGCCGGCCGTCACCATGGCCTGCGCCATGGCTTTGCCGTCCAATGAGCTGGTCGTCAGCATATACCAGCGGGTACCGTAGGCCTTGACCAAGTGGGGCACGACAGCCTGCGCCATCATCGAGGCATTCGGCATAAACACGAAGGTATGCGAGCTGCACGCGGCTCCGGTCAGTTCGGGGAGAAGGGAGCCCGTGACCATGAACAGCTTGTTCTCCTTCTTCGCCAACTCCGAAACCACAAGCGCACAATCCGCATTAAACGTGCCCATCAGGACATCAACCTGATCGTCCTGCACAAACTTTGTGGCAGCTTTGATCGCCGTCTCAGGATTGGAGGCATCATCGGCCTCGAGAATCACTACCGGCCGCCCCAACACACCACCACGTTTATTGAAGAGATCGACGGCCACATTGGCACCATGAACATCATGAATGGAGGAGGTCTTGTACGGGCTCGAGAGCGGATCGAGAATTCCGATCTTGATCGGCTCTGCGGAAAACGCCACTGCGTGATCGGACGACGCACCGAGCACACGGTCGGCCAAATCGCTAAAAAGCAGCGCGCCGCCGGTCATGGCTGATAGTTGCAAGAAACGTCTGCGTGAGATCCTATTCATACACTTGATCCCCCCTGGTTTTCATTCGCCCTCCCAGGCGCCACGACCCCGATGGTAAGGCCATGATCACACCGAGAGGGATTGTCTCTCTTAACAGAGTCATCTATGTTTTCACAGCACGAAGTTAGACCTCGGGGACGACGAGCTCCTCTCACAATGGGCAAGATATAGCCCTCGCGAGTGATGGTCGTCAGAACAACTGGGGGAGCCGGGCAGGAATCTTCCTGGAGTGCGGGGGATTCACATATCCTTCGCTAGTTGCGGCACGAGGACGAAGCGGGACTGAGAACACGCATCTCAGCCTCCATCCCGGTAACCGCGGCTGGAATGTACCGGGAGAGTGTGAATGACGGGTTAGCTGTACTGGTCTTCGGTGTAGACCTGCTTAATCGACCAGAATACTGCCTCTTTTAGCTTCTTGATCTGAGGGTCTGGGGGATCGTTGCGGATCTTCTGCAGTTTCCTATCGAGTGCAAACAGTGGCTCAACCGATCGCCGGTCGGGAACCCGCCCCAATGCCCAGGCAATCTCCGTCTGAACAGCGATGTCAATGCCAGGCGCGTCCAACATCTCAAGCAGCGGCGGCACCACTCTCGGGTCACTATGGGTGTTCCCAAGATCGCCCAACCCCTTAGCCGCCGCTGCCTGCAAGTCAGGCTGTTTGGAGTGCTTCAGGATCTCGATGAGCACTGGGATTCCCTCCTTCCCCATATTGCCCAACGCCACCGCTGCTTGCTTCGCCAAGTCCTTATCCTTCAGCGCCTCTGTCAGATGAGGCAATGCTTCATCGGCCACCATCTCTCCCAGGAGGGAAATAATCTTCAATTTCCGGAGCTGGCTGGTGTCCGGAGAATCCATCAACTTCAGCAGTCGATCCGGCTGCCCCCATTCGGCCGTCAAGAAGAGCGGAAATTCATACTTCTCTAACTCGACCTGGAGCGCGGTCAGGGCATAGGGACCGGGCGCGCCACCCTGAGCCGATTGAGCGGCCTGATTGGCATCTTCAAATTCCGTCCGAACCTCCTTCTGCCATTTGATCTTCATCCCTCCCAAAGCATATGTCACCTGACACGCCGGTCCCTTCCACAGGCGAGAAGGGGCATCCAGTAAATCATTGTCTCCACCGGCCGCCGCGGTACCTTCCCACGTCTTACGTTGCTCGCACTTTACCCGGACGACGACATCGTGCGGAAGGGCGGGATCCGCAATGGCTGCATAGCCCATTTCCTTCATACGTCGCGTGACAACTTCTCTGATTCCCTCGGGGTTACCAGCGCCCGTATCAGTAAGCGCGATCACCTCAACGAGGACCGTCTGGATATTTGTCAGTTGCGCCTTTTGCGTTTCACTAAAGTAGTCCCGATAGGCCCATGCTGTAGAGCCGATGCCAAGGAGAAGCAGAAGGAAGATAGCTGCGGCAAAGGAAGCGCTCCGCGTCATATGGACTTCCTCCTTTCCAATAGGGTCTTGATGAAGGTCCATGCAACAAAGAATCGACACTTCATTATACGCTCCAAGGCCTCCCGACTCTACGAAGGAACGCCAAGCATCGACCTGAACCGACAGCCCACAGTCCCCCGCCCAGCCACGTTATCCTCAGCATCCTTTTTCCACTCCGACCGACAGGCCAACACGCAGGCCCCACCTGCGTATGGGTTGACAGGCAGACTCGTTCGACGGTACAAAATGTCATTATTCATCGTGCCTTTCCACGCGCAGGCACATTCCTTATGTAGCATCGGTGAGCAACCTAGTACTCAGCGTCGCGCGAGAGTGGCGGAACTGGCAGACGCGCGAGACTTAGGATCTCGTGGGTAACCGTGGGGGTTCAAGTCCCCCCTCTCGCACCACCTCTCACAGATCCGTATGGCGCAAATAACTTTTCGGACCCGGAGGACGTGAACAGCTTTATGAAAATGGAAATGACCGAACTCGGCCCCATGAAGCGGGCCCTCAAAATTGAAGTCCCGGCAGATGAAGTGAACCTGCGCTTTGTTCAGGCCTACTCTGAATTGAACCGGCAGGTTCGCATTCCCGGATTCAGACCCGGCAAGGCTCCGCTCCAGTTACTTGAGAAGCGATATGCAAAGACGATCGAAGAGGACGTGATTCGCAGCCTGGTCCCGGATTATTATGATCGAGCCATCCGCCAAGCGGGCATCGTTCCGGTTCTCGTAGAAATTCCG from Nitrospira sp. ND1 includes the following:
- a CDS encoding OmpA family protein → MRRAVWALMVLSSLAAGCETAPHVQPIASSPATVESKLLALQQEREQLLTTLGEFHDRIRDLESKLGDRQSQPAAASYDQLLSAKEAELVELRRLAPERDRLTGQLTTAANELIQARQRIGTLEQQLATRDKDLAALQTRATAVADLEVARRRISELEAHIARQDRDLHTVRTGSAERDSLAAQLQTATATIESLKARISALDQQLKDREQAYETVRSRLMERDKLVPQYNAMIAEIYQARHRIAALEQRLNEKGRDLSPRQKGTQLTTSQRDGGPLNQRSGAANQSLGDTAKSIPDGKSAPQGKDSTRSGVAFPGNPAQAEARSGSFAAVKEELLKVLPGDNRQKTISMRQDGNRLTVALDSNLLFTSGDAALSPEGATILKRIGAVLGQLSDKFVQVAGHTDNQALSKTLQKTFPDNKALSWARAENARRALVNGGIPADRTKAVGLADTRPLTSNATEQGRQKNRRLELIIVQGPTVAATVEESRPGQVRLATLSATP
- a CDS encoding HEAT repeat domain-containing protein, translating into MTRSASFAAAIFLLLLLGIGSTAWAYRDYFSETQKAQLTNIQTVLVEVIALTDTGAGNPEGIREVVTRRMKEMGYAAIADPALPHDVVVRVKCEQRKTWEGTAAAGGDNDLLDAPSRLWKGPACQVTYALGGMKIKWQKEVRTEFEDANQAAQSAQGGAPGPYALTALQVELEKYEFPLFLTAEWGQPDRLLKLMDSPDTSQLRKLKIISLLGEMVADEALPHLTEALKDKDLAKQAAVALGNMGKEGIPVLIEILKHSKQPDLQAAAAKGLGDLGNTHSDPRVVPPLLEMLDAPGIDIAVQTEIAWALGRVPDRRSVEPLFALDRKLQKIRNDPPDPQIKKLKEAVFWSIKQVYTEDQYS
- a CDS encoding YdiY family protein; translation: MRRLGTLCFALLVMALAASIARAEAPAPADATPALDAVTLKDGTVIYGQVLGMIADELHIKTSFGPTAGDDIIKIMWPNVAKLVVNRPVPFSLKEGTTVVGTAQPGEPGTMILKAAPTGTPMAIPLDAVIGMNQPAVIYTGALQAGFSQTTGNSHLRNGSLLGELSARSESLRLTILGRYIYGDNAQNLIVRNSRGTIKLDFFLSKRLYWFASAYFEQDTFQDLKLRTALATGPGYQLLDRGDLTGFFKDMTLWAEAGAAYFNEDFKLADDKSSTRGRWAVKWNWPLWGGDQVSLYHFQEGFQSLANAKDLYLTADTGLRFKVWGGLVSGFQWTMRYNKNPPPGVSDTDNLYLITLGYSFDTSRKQ
- the mscL gene encoding large conductance mechanosensitive channel protein MscL, translating into MSMMSEFKEFAVKGNVLDMAVGVIIGGAFGKIVSSVVSDILMPPIGLLMGKVDFSSLFIPLTEDAKGKSLAAAKAAGAATINYGVFLQTLLDFTILAFVIFMVIKQMNRFKKTAPPGPPPAPPKEEALLTEIRDLLKNQRH
- a CDS encoding ABC transporter substrate-binding protein, with amino-acid sequence MNRISRRRFLQLSAMTGGALLFSDLADRVLGASSDHAVAFSAEPIKIGILDPLSSPYKTSSIHDVHGANVAVDLFNKRGGVLGRPVVILEADDASNPETAIKAATKFVQDDQVDVLMGTFNADCALVVSELAKKENKLFMVTGSLLPELTGAACSSHTFVFMPNASMMAQAVVPHLVKAYGTRWYMLTTSSLDGKAMAQAMVTAGQAHGVEFVGETLVPFGATDFTAAFTAAKDKHPTLVVLNLYGWDLVHALKAYTKLDFAKEKIGVGGMIAGEQIGRPLGYANNAGIWGLIWDPKVNTEGSRQFIRAVVDKYNHTPTSRCYLGYAAMTQILEAIQRAGTTNAAALIKALEGREFDGLKEGRSYFQASNHQHMQDVLVGEAYGKELGLGHYKILATVPGDRLAAPVHAGVCQL
- a CDS encoding OmpA family protein, which codes for MTTLRTIPVLLSTLLLASCATAPSPNDSASRALNEMKAVAKPLPPKPDPKDARIAELERQKAALEAELAQVRSSLTGDLDQAKARTSALESQLSQRDQELASLRNASGDKERLAGQLSDVERQLSAKDQELAALRGSAGDKDRLAAQLAALQGQLSTKDQELAGLKGNAGDRDRLSSELAQAKQRITELERQLEAKHHELAASKNAAGDREKIVADLAAAKQRASDLESELARRDQEMASLKGALDQQKTSLAEAKDDLSKLLQAEVAKGNVTMKQLGDQLTLGLATTLLFDSGEATLKPGGADVLHRIGGVLKQYPDRSIHVAGHTDNVPIKGRLAKTYPTNVELSQARAESARQALTEGGMAPDKIEAKGRADSRPIASNTTAEGRQKNRRVEIVVGH